Genomic window (Nitrospiraceae bacterium):
TCTGTGCGGTTCTGATATAAGCACAAAATCATCTCCGCCTATATGTCCCGTAAAATCTTCTGCTAATCCAAATTCAGATACAGCCTCATCAATAATCTTTGCAGTTGCCTTAATAATTTCACTGCCTTTTGCATAGCCATATCTATCATTAAATGCCTTAAAATCATCGAGATCAATTAAGCAAAATGCCAAAATAGCATGTGATTCTATTTTTTTCTTCAAAATATTCTCGATTGCAATATTTCCGGGAAGTCTTGTAAGAGGATTTGCATCAAGATACATCTCTTCAAGTTTTTTTAATCGCGTTGTCATTCTATTAAAGGCATTGGCAAGGTCTCCAAGCTCATCCGTGCTTTTTATTTCCGTTATTGTCTGGAATTTGCCTTCTGATATATGCCTTGTTGCATCTTTTAAAGCAGACAATGGCTTCGCTATGCTTTTTGTGATTACTATTGCGGAAGTTACTCCGAGAACTACGCTGAGAATAAACATCATGGCCGTCATCTTGAATGTCTTAACTCCAATTGCAGTGCTGATCATTGTTTTCTCGGTCTGATCCTGCCTCGCCTTAAATCCAATGCTTGTTATAAGACTTATGAGCTGCTCCTGCTTCACTTTTATTTCTTCGTCGTATTGCACAGAAAAAGCATATGGAGGCTTGCTCTGATATTTAATTCCTTTTATAAATAGATTTTTATATTCGGTATGAAGCTGTGTTAACCGGTCTACAGATACGTCCTTTAATTTTTGCAAAGCGCCAATTTTGTCTATAAGGTCGTCAAACTCCCTGCTTTTTTCCCAGAACAAAGCAAGTATTTCCGGACTTTTCAATATAACATGACGCTTGGCATAAAGCTCCTGACTCAGAAGATTATCTACCATAGCATCCGTTGCCTCAACCAAAGGAACATCTACCTTAACAACTTCATTATTTATAGAATTCAGTCTTTCTAGATTTGAGAGGGTATAAACCGAGATTATCAGGATCAGGATAATGAGCATAAGATATCCCAAAAGAAGTTTTTTCCCTATACCAAAACCCAAAAATCTTTTAACAAAAGATCTTATTATACTTAGCAACTTTTCTGTTCCTTCTGATTATTTTTTATCAATATCAAGAGGTATAAGGACAATCTCTATCCTTCTGTTCTTTGCCCTTCCTTCCTCCGTGTCATTTGGTTCTATCGGTTTATATTCTGCATATGCTGAAGAATGTAGAAGTTTGGGATCAACACCCTTTTCCTGCAAATACTTTACCACATTTGTTGCCCTTGCACCTGACAGCTCCCAGTTGGTTAGAAATTTTTTTGCGATCTTTGATCCTATAGGCACATTGTCCGTATGTCCTTCGATCATTATCTGTTTGTCAGAAATTGTTTTCAATATCTCTGCAACCCTGTCAAGCACTTTTTTGCCATTTCCCTTAACATCTTCGCTTCCAGAATCAAAGAGTATCCTGTCAACCATGCTTAGAGTGAGCTTATCCTTAAGCTGTGTAACAGCAATCTCGCCTTTTTTAATTTCTTCATTCAACTCTGCAATCATACTGTCATAAGTTCCCTGCATCTTGGATACTGTTTTTTCTTTTTCTTCCTTAAGGGCTGCAATCTCTGCCTTTAA
Coding sequences:
- a CDS encoding diguanylate cyclase, with the protein product MLSIIRSFVKRFLGFGIGKKLLLGYLMLIILILIISVYTLSNLERLNSINNEVVKVDVPLVEATDAMVDNLLSQELYAKRHVILKSPEILALFWEKSREFDDLIDKIGALQKLKDVSVDRLTQLHTEYKNLFIKGIKYQSKPPYAFSVQYDEEIKVKQEQLISLITSIGFKARQDQTEKTMISTAIGVKTFKMTAMMFILSVVLGVTSAIVITKSIAKPLSALKDATRHISEGKFQTITEIKSTDELGDLANAFNRMTTRLKKLEEMYLDANPLTRLPGNIAIENILKKKIESHAILAFCLIDLDDFKAFNDRYGYAKGSEIIKATAKIIDEAVSEFGLAEDFTGHIGGDDFVLISEPHRFRPIAESIIEKFDKIAPTFYDPADLERGYIISKTRQGQQAKFPIMSVSIAVVTNLQKNLISPIQIGELAAELKEYAKSIPGSVYVVDRRRKESDRESEQELSANVENLAKKQSENEKT
- a CDS encoding OmpA family protein yields the protein MKKIFLLLVVFSVFIVTGCVSTSEYKARVSDIDKLKKDNSMLEERLKSKEAELVKSKDESADFKKLLDAKKDELVKNVTQLKAEIAALKEEKEKTVSKMQGTYDSMIAELNEEIKKGEIAVTQLKDKLTLSMVDRILFDSGSEDVKGNGKKVLDRVAEILKTISDKQIMIEGHTDNVPIGSKIAKKFLTNWELSGARATNVVKYLQEKGVDPKLLHSSAYAEYKPIEPNDTEEGRAKNRRIEIVLIPLDIDKK